The nucleotide window AAAACAAAGGCGTGCTTTCCAGCGCTGATTTGGGAGGTTGCGCTGTGGAAGCAGCCGAAATACCCACGCCGCACGAGTACTGTGTTGAGTATGCCACAGCCGGAGTATTGAATAGGCAAAACGTATGCCACGAATCGACGACGCGCAGGAACAGGCCCCGCGTGGCCTGGAATCGCAAAAACCTCGCAAAGCGGCAGGTATCCACGGTCAGATTTATATGTGATAAACTGTGAACGTGGTGTTCTGGTCCGCACAGTTGTGTCAAATCCGCACGCTGCGCGTTTTGAATCCTCGATCAGTTTTCTTCGTCTCAGCCAATACGGTGCCGGGACTTACGTTTCTGCCTTTGAGGGAGCGGGGCTTACCCAGCGATGAGTAAAGACAGGAGAAAAACCCGCCAGCAAATGAGTTCCCCCGCACCGGTGGACGAAACGGTTGATGTGGCCCGCCAATTGGCCTATTTGGAAATGGATGAGACGGACTGGGAGCGATTGCAGGCGATGGCGCCGGCGCTGACTGCGGGCAACGCCGAGTTTGTGGAAGCGTTTTATCGGCATCTGTTCCGCTTTGAGGAGAGCGCACGTTTCCTTCAAGATCCGGCGCTGGTGGAGCGGCTCAAGGTGGCGCAGCAATCGCATTTGGAATCGATGCTGCAGGCCGTGTGGAACGAAGAATATGTCGAGCGGCGCCGGCGAGTGGGAGATGCACACGCCCAGGTGGGGATACATCCGCGGATGTTTTTGGGGGCATACAATCAGTACTTGCAGTTTTGCTTTCGCCGGCTGTTGGACAACGACGATGCGCGAATGCAAGAGTTCGTGGAATCGGGATTGTCGCTGATGAAAGCGGTTTTTTTCGACATTGGCTTGACGTTGGACGCATATTTCCAGCATGCCACGGAGAACTTGCAGCAGGCGCTGGAGATGGTTTATCACGCGAATGCGGAATTGCGGCAATTTGCCCAATTGACGAGCCATGATTTGAAAACTCCCTTGGGCACGATGGCCAACCTGTGCGATGAGGCCCTGGATGAGTTCGGCGAGCAAATGCCGGCTGGAGCCCGCGAATTGATCGACGCGGCGAAGAACCGGGCATATCGCATGAGCCAGACGATCGACGAGTTGCTAAACTCCGCGCTAACGAGTCAGTCTGGCGAAAACGGGGAGGTATTTTCCAGCGAGCTGGTAATTAATCAGGCGGCTGATACCGTCAGACCACTGTTGGAGAAAAAGCAGATTGAATTGGTGGTGTCTGGACCGTTGCCGTGGGTATGCGGCGATGCGGTGAAGGTTCGCGAAGCGTTTTACAATCTTCTCTCGAATGCGGCCAAGTTTATCGACAAGCGGCCTGGGCGAATTCAGATTAGCGCCCGGCTGGAAGGAGAGGATTGCATTTTTTGTGTAGCCGACAACGGACCGGGAATACCGCCAGAGGAACTGCGGAGAATATTTGTTCCCTTTCGCCGGCTTCCCCGTCACCGGAACGAACCAGGGTCGGGGCTGGGGCTGTATTTCACGAAGAGTATCATCGAACAACAGTCGGGCCAGATTTGGGTGGAATCGGAGGTGGGGCAAGGAAGCCGGTTTTTTATTCTGCTCAAGACGGACATTGGGACGGGGGCGTCTTTGTAGCGCGCAACGCCGGAGAACGGGCGATCGATTGGCGATAGGCACGGACGACACCCGGATCGGCCGCTATACGTCCTGAGGGCTTTCGGGACTCTCGATATGATATTTTTCGAGCAAGCGATACAGGCTGCGGCGATTGATGCCAAGGGCTCTAGCCGTGCGACTTTTATTACCCCGTTCACGGTTGAAGACTTCCAACACATGGGCCCGCTCGATGCCTGCCAGCTCGTCGCCCACCGGTTCCGCCGAGGAGCGCCCGTTGTGCGAACGAGCTTCGGTAATATCGGGAGGCAAATCTTCAACATAGATCGTATTATCGTCAGCCATGATCTTGGCCCGATCGATCGCATTGATCAGTTGGCGCACATTTCCGGGCCAATGGTAAGTTTCGATGGCGGCCATCGCCCGGGGATCGACAGACCACTGGCTCCCCAAAAAATGATTGACCAGGAGGGTGATGTCGCCTTTTCGATCGCGCAGGGGGGGCAATTGGAGCGACATGACATTGATGCGGTAAAAGAGGTCCTCTCGAAAACGCCCCGCAGCCACTTCCTTAGCCATGTTTCGATTGCTGGCCGCCAGTAGCCGCACGTCCACTCGGCGCTCCTTGACCGATCCAATGCGTCGCATGGAGCCATCTTCCAGCACGCGCAGCAATTTGGCCTGCAAGGAGCCAGCCAACTCGCCAATTTCGTCGATGAATAACGTGCCGCCGTCGGCCACCTCGAACAAGCCTGGTTTCATAGCCGCAGCGCCGGTAAAAGCGCCCTTTTCGTGCCCAAAAAGCTCGCTTTCCAGCAGCGATTCGGGCAAGGCGGCACAGTTGATTACCACCAAGGGCTTGTCGGCGCGCGTGCTTTGACGATGCAGGGCGCGGGCGACCAATTCTTTGCCGGTGCCGCTTTCGCCTTGAATCAGAATTGCTTTATCCGTGGGACCTGCGCGCTCGATCAAACGGAACACCTCTTGCATGGCGGCCGACTTACCGATAATTTCCGAATCGGTTTGGTTGCGGCTTAAAACCGTCTTGAGTTGGCGGTTCTCTTTGCGAAGTTGGCCCGTTTCGTAAGCATTTTCGATGAGAATTTCCAACTCGGCCAGGGGGAAGGGCTTGGAGAGGAAATCGACGGCGCCCAGCTTCATCGCTTGGACCGCGGTTTCGATAGACCCTTGCCCGGTCAGCATAATCACTTCGCATTCTGGATTCGATGTTTTCAATTTCTCCAGAAGTTGCAAACCGGACAGGCCAGGCATGACCATATCGAGGACAGCCACATCGAATTGCCGCCGCTCGGCCATTCCTAAGGCATCTTCCCCCGACGATGCTTCCTGAACTTGGAATCCGCGGCGCAGGCAGCGCCGAGCCACCGTGCCGCGGAATTCCGCATCGTCGTCGACTAACAGCAGATCAACCTTATTGGGATCGAACATCAGAGTAATTCCAATCGATAGATTTCAAGCGTCATGCTGCGCATCCACCAATAGCAAGCAGCGTGCCGACTTGTCTAAGCCAATGACAACCTTCCGATTCGTGCGAATATGCCGGGAACTACCGCGTCTAGTTGTGGTTTGTGTTGGCGCCGGCCGCATCTGCCTTGAAAATACTGTGCGGCCTATGAACAGTGCTGTGCGAAGCCGCACATAGATAATCTACATTACATGTCTCGGAGAGCATAATCCATTACACGTGGCCGCCGTTGCCGAACCTTTTGTGTTGTTTGCCCTGTCGTATGGGGAAAGCTAGGGCCGATTTCTTTTTGATTCTGAGCAAAACTGTAGGATGGGTCGAGCGAAGCAAGACCCACCCTGCTTTGAAACCAGAATCAGCCGTAGTTGTCGCAAATTGGCGGTGGGTCTAGCAGACTTGACCAACCTACTTTGAAACAAGGGTTGGCCTTTGGGAAAAGCTGTAAGTCTGGCCGGGTTTTTTTGACTGTGGTAGACTTTGGCCCTGCGATAATTTCGAAATATACGGCGTTAAGTACAGTGGTCATTTCAACCGTGCGATCGTTAATTTCGTATCAGCCGCCGATCGGATGCCAAAACAGCCATAAACACGACAGTAAAGGGGCAAACCGGAAGAGATAATAAGGTCATGAAGCCGAGAAATCTGCGAATTGGATGGGTGGCCGAGCGGTTTAAGGCACCGGTCTTGAAAACCGGCGTGGGCGAAAGTCCACCGTGGGTTCGAATCCCTCCCCATCCGCCTGTACGTTAGTATAGTATCGCAACCCCACGCAACTCACGGCAGTTGTGAGGGGTTGTTTGTTTTGAGGCGAAGCATTGCGAGACAATTCGGCTCCTAACTGCACCGGATTCTGCAGCGCCTGATCAAAATGTGCATCCGTGATTTGTACGTAATGCTCGCGGGCAACATCTGGAGAGTTGCCATGCCATGCGTAGACGACGTAAGTGAGGAAAGTCTCCAGCAACTCGGTCAGGCGGCTGGACCGGAGAATGTGGTCAGGCTGACCATTTGGGAACTTTACCATTAGGCAATAAATGCCGAAAATATAAGCTAAAGAAATGAGAGAATGCGAGCCTGAATTCCGATTGTATCGTAGCAGGTCAGCGGTTATTGAATTCTGGCATTCCCATGCGAAACAAGTTTCTTTCGTCGACGATCTTGCTGGCGCTGCTTTCAGCGGTGGCTGATGTGCAGGCTCAGCAAGCAGTGCCGTCGTATCGGCCAGCCAGTCCCACGCTCAGTCCATATTTATATTTGACACGGCCCAATGCCGGCCCGTTTCCCAATTATCAAACATTTGTGCAACCGCTCGAGGCACAGCGCCAAACCAATCAGATCGCGCAGCAGCAAATCATTCAATTGCAGCAGAACCAGCAGCAGATTCAGCAAACCCAACAGCAACAGTTTGCACTCACGCTGTCACCCACAGGTGTCGGCAGTACATTCAATAACGTCTCGCACTATTATGCGAGCAGCGGCGCCACTCACGCCGCTGCTTCGCACGGGAAGGCTGCCGCACAGACAGGACGAAAATAGCTGAGGGTTGTGCTGGTACGGGCAGTTTTCACCGCCGGCGCTGCAGTTCTTCTTGCAGCAGAGCCGCTTCTTCCAAGGTTGCAGCCAGTCCCAACCGGGGGATGATTTCTGGCAAGCTGTCGATGGCGCCAGCTCGGGCCACGAATGGTGATGCTATCACGACCGGAACTTGAACGGTCATCGAGAAATCTCGGCGGGAACTTTGTATTCCGGGCGGGTTCGGCGAACGCTAGCAGGAAAAAACTGCGTCGACCGGGATGATTTTACCGATTATATCGATTAGTCCCTCGTTGCGGCCGATGTGTCTATCGTTACGTAAGCTCGTGAGATTTAGTGCTTGATGCAAGCCTCTCGCCCGAAGTACGAGTTGGGTAATCTCCTGGGATGGGCCGCCGGGTTAGCAGTGGCATGCGCAGTGGGGTGTCGCTCCATCCCGAATGCCCCGGTCCCACCCAGCGTACCACCTGCCGTGCCGGTTCAACGGACAGCACCGCGGGAACTTACCAAAGTGATCCTGCCGCCGTACCGGATTGAGCCCCCGGACATTCTGCAAATCGATGCGATTCGGGTAGTTCCCAAGTTTCCGTATCATTTGAGAATCCTCGATTCACTCGTACTGCAAGTAACCAATGCGTTGCCCGATGCTCCCATTTCCGGCACGTTTGTGATTGATCCAGGCGGCACAATTAACCTGGGAAATCCGTACGGTGTCGTGTCGGTGGCCGGCAAGACGGTGGAAGAAGCTCAGCAAGCCATCGCGGCACAACTGAAACAAACGTTGCGCGAGCCGGTGCTGAACGTATCGCTGGGTGAAATCGCCAGTAAGCAGCAAGTCGCCGGCCAACATTTGGTGGCTCAAGATGGCACGGTCACCCTGGGCAGCTACGGCAACGTGGAAGTCGTCGGCCAAACGGTGGCTGAGGCCAAAGCGTCGATCGAGAGTTACTTATCGCAAACGCTGCAAGATCCGGAGGTCTCCGTCGAAGTGTTTGCGTATAACAGCAAAAATTATTACATCATCACCCAAGGGGCCGGCCTGGGTGACGGCGTCACCCGTTACCCAATCACCGGCAATGATACGGTACTGGACGCGATTGCTCAAATCAGCGGATTTACGTCGGTATCTTCGACCAAGATTTGGGTTGCTCGGCCTGGTCACACGTGCGAAGGTCACGACCAAATTCTGCCCGTCGACTGGTGTGCCATTTCACAGCGCGGCGATGCAACGACGAACTATCAGTTGCTGCCTGGCGATCGAGTCTATGTCGCGGAAGATAAGCTGGTCTCGCTCGACAATTGCCTAGCGAAAATCATTTCGCCGATCGAACGCGTGTTTGGCATCACATTGTTGGGTAGCAGCACAGTGTTTAACCTGAAAAACGGTGGGAATGGCAACAACGGGGGCGGGTTCTGATCTTTTTCGACGGAACACCGTTACGATTGATCGAGGCGGAAGGCGAGGAGTGAAACGGGCATGAAAGAATTCGGGGGAATGTGGCTGAAAGCCTCTGCGGCAGGGTTCTGTGCCCTGCTGGTCGGTGGCTGTGTGGGTCCCTGTCAACGGCCCACGGCCAGCGCGCCAACATGCTCTATGCCGTGTGAACCGGAGTGCATCGCACCATTGGATCCAGCCAACTGGTGCTATGGTTGCCAAGCTTATTGCGTAGCACCTTTGGATCCGGTGTGTCACGGCTACCATCCCACTTCGTGGACACCGTGGGGTACGGATTGCTCTCAGTTGGGGCCATCCACAGTCCCGGACCAGTCGTCGTCGCTCGAGGAGTTGCCGCTGCCAGAGCACCGCGAAAAACAAGATCTTTCGGATCCAGAGCAATTGCCTTTGCCGCCGCCAGCTTTACAAAGTCCCGCACCAGCGAGTTCCAGCAGGCCGGAACCAACCGTTCCCGCTCATGCACCTGCAGCTGCACATCGCGCTGAGTCGGGTGCCCCTGTCGCATCCGCAACGGAATCCGACGCTCCGCTCCCCCCAGGGTACTTCTTGCAGTCAAGCGGCGCAGCTCCCGCTCCCGCATCCCCCCAGCTACTACGTTAATTGGGAGATGAAGGCTCCAACACCGCGACCGTCAAGCTCTCCGGTGGTGACATGAGTCCGCCGGGCAGCTCCGCAAATTTCTTCCAGGGAACCACTGCTCTACCCCTCCGACGTGGCTTCGAAACAGTATCGTTGCCCCGATCATTTCTCGGCGCCTTCGCTCCTGCATTGGTGTTTACGGATAGAAATTCAACCTACAGGCTCGAGGAGGTAATCATCAATCTCCAACGATACTCCTTGCTGGAGCATGGTCACCCAGACCATGAGCCGTGTTTCGTTCTTACGCCTGATGACACTCCCTTCCAAACCAGCCAGCGCGCCTGCGCGAATGCGTACGTGTTGATGAGGCGCTAGCTGCGATTCAACGGTCAGTGCTGCCCCGCTTTCAATCAGCAATTGAATTTTAAGTAAGTCGCCGCGCAGTTGCTCCGCATCCATGACCGGGAATACTTGGGCCACGCGATTGGTCATTAACGCCCGCACACGGTCGTCGTCCGAGCCGAAAACGAACACGTATCCAGTGAACAAAGGAACGAGCGAGTGAACAGGGCGGCCGCGAATGAGCAATCGACGCGGCACCAGCGGCAAGTAAAAGGGAATCTCGCGCTGCAGCAGATCGCGGGACAGGCTCTTTTCCTGACGCG belongs to Pirellulales bacterium and includes:
- a CDS encoding protoglobin domain-containing protein gives rise to the protein MSSPAPVDETVDVARQLAYLEMDETDWERLQAMAPALTAGNAEFVEAFYRHLFRFEESARFLQDPALVERLKVAQQSHLESMLQAVWNEEYVERRRRVGDAHAQVGIHPRMFLGAYNQYLQFCFRRLLDNDDARMQEFVESGLSLMKAVFFDIGLTLDAYFQHATENLQQALEMVYHANAELRQFAQLTSHDLKTPLGTMANLCDEALDEFGEQMPAGARELIDAAKNRAYRMSQTIDELLNSALTSQSGENGEVFSSELVINQAADTVRPLLEKKQIELVVSGPLPWVCGDAVKVREAFYNLLSNAAKFIDKRPGRIQISARLEGEDCIFCVADNGPGIPPEELRRIFVPFRRLPRHRNEPGSGLGLYFTKSIIEQQSGQIWVESEVGQGSRFFILLKTDIGTGASL
- a CDS encoding polysaccharide biosynthesis/export family protein, yielding MPVQRTAPRELTKVILPPYRIEPPDILQIDAIRVVPKFPYHLRILDSLVLQVTNALPDAPISGTFVIDPGGTINLGNPYGVVSVAGKTVEEAQQAIAAQLKQTLREPVLNVSLGEIASKQQVAGQHLVAQDGTVTLGSYGNVEVVGQTVAEAKASIESYLSQTLQDPEVSVEVFAYNSKNYYIITQGAGLGDGVTRYPITGNDTVLDAIAQISGFTSVSSTKIWVARPGHTCEGHDQILPVDWCAISQRGDATTNYQLLPGDRVYVAEDKLVSLDNCLAKIISPIERVFGITLLGSSTVFNLKNGGNGNNGGGF
- a CDS encoding transcription termination/antitermination NusG family protein, whose protein sequence is MPILTSETNLYPVNLLETPHLDRSCEKCLSDWWVFYTRARQEKSLSRDLLQREIPFYLPLVPRRLLIRGRPVHSLVPLFTGYVFVFGSDDDRVRALMTNRVAQVFPVMDAEQLRGDLLKIQLLIESGAALTVESQLAPHQHVRIRAGALAGLEGSVIRRKNETRLMVWVTMLQQGVSLEIDDYLLEPVG
- a CDS encoding sigma-54 dependent transcriptional regulator, which codes for MFDPNKVDLLLVDDDAEFRGTVARRCLRRGFQVQEASSGEDALGMAERRQFDVAVLDMVMPGLSGLQLLEKLKTSNPECEVIMLTGQGSIETAVQAMKLGAVDFLSKPFPLAELEILIENAYETGQLRKENRQLKTVLSRNQTDSEIIGKSAAMQEVFRLIERAGPTDKAILIQGESGTGKELVARALHRQSTRADKPLVVINCAALPESLLESELFGHEKGAFTGAAAMKPGLFEVADGGTLFIDEIGELAGSLQAKLLRVLEDGSMRRIGSVKERRVDVRLLAASNRNMAKEVAAGRFREDLFYRINVMSLQLPPLRDRKGDITLLVNHFLGSQWSVDPRAMAAIETYHWPGNVRQLINAIDRAKIMADDNTIYVEDLPPDITEARSHNGRSSAEPVGDELAGIERAHVLEVFNRERGNKSRTARALGINRRSLYRLLEKYHIESPESPQDV